Within Conexibacter woesei DSM 14684, the genomic segment TCAGGATAGGGTGCTCCGCATTGGGAGTTCCGCGACGGGAAGCGGCGCCGCGGCACGCTTCCGGGAACTCCCGGGCTGATCTTCTAGGCGCTCGTCGCGACGACGACCACGACGCCCGCCAGTGTCAGCAGCGCGCCGGCCAGCTGCGCGCGCGAGAGGCGCTCGTCGTGCAGCGCCCGTGCGAGCAGCACCGTCACGACCGGGTAGAGCGAGGAGAGGACCGCGGCGCTCGTCAGCGAGCCGAGCGTCGAGGCGGCCGCGAAGGAGACGATCGCGCAGCTCTCCAGCGCGCCGATCGCGAGCAGCGGCAGCCGTCCGGCGCCGTCGGTCGGCGACAGCAGCCGCGGCCGCAGCACGACGAACAGCACGAGGCAGAGCGCTTCGAGCGACCGCTCCAGCAGGACTGCGGAGACAGCTGACTCGGCGGAGGCTTCGTGCATCAGCAGCAGCGAGGAGCCGATCAGCAGCGCGGCGAGCAGCGCGAAGCCGACGCCGGCCGGGGCGACGCGCTCGCCGCGGTGGCCGGGCGCGCGGCTCGCGAGGACCGCGCCGGCGGCGGCGACGGCGAGCCCGGCGAGCGCGACGGTGCTCGGCGCGCGACCGGTCGCGAGGCCGAAGATCGCGGGGACCGCGCCGCTCGCGGCGACGATCGGCGCGGCGATCCCCATCGGCCCGATCGCCAGCGCGCGCAGCATCGCGAGCCCGCCGCCGATCGTGGTGGCGACTGCCGCGACCGCGAACGGCCAGTGCGAGCCGACCCACGGCGCGGTCGTCGCGAGCGCGAGCGCGCCCATCGCGAGCACGCCGCCGATGCGCATGAACAGCAGCACGGTGATCGTGCTGTAGCGGCGGGCGGCGGTCCCGCCGCCGAAGTCGCTCACGCCCCAGGCGAGCGACGCGCCGAGGGAGAGGAGCAGGGCGGTCATCGCCGGTCAACGTGTCAGCGCGAGCGCTGGCAGTCAACCGCGGCCGGTGACCGCCGTGGACAACGTCTCCCCGCTCAGCCCACCGCTCTGTCGACCTGCGGCACGATCTCGCTCAGCGCGTATCTGACGCTGACGGCGGAGGGGAACGCGATCGACGTCGCGGGCGACAGCGGCAGCGCGACGTACGCGCTGCGTCTGACCGCGTCGAGCTTGCCGAAGACGCCGTGGTCCTCGAGGCCTTCCAGCTCTCTGGGGTCGAACGCGGTCGCGATCACGACGTCGGCGTCGAGCAGGTCGTAGCGCTCGGGGCTCACCTGCGCGCGGCCCTCGGCGCTTCTCAGTCTCGCGACCGTCGGCGAGAGCGTCATGCCGAGGTCGGCGAGGAATCTGACCGAGAAGTCCTCTGCGTCGGAGATCACCCACGCGGTTCTGTCGACCATGTTGAAGAGCGAGATCGTCTTGCCGTCGAACTGCGGGTGCGCTCTGCGGGCGTCGGCGACCTCCTGCTCGGTCTGCTCGATCAGCTGCTGCGCCGCGCTCGTTCTGCCGAGCGCCTGCCCGATCCGCTCGGTCGAGCGCTGCCACGTGTCGTGCCCCTCCGCGGTCTCGTACGTGACGACGGGCGCGATCTGCGCCAGCTCGTCGTAGACGTCGGCGATCCGGTAGGGGTTCGCGGCCAGCAGCACGTCGGGCCGCAGCGCCGCGATCTGCTCGACCGGGTAGCCGTCCGCGGTCGAGAACAGCTCCGGCTCGGCGCCTCTGAGCAGCGCCTTCGTCCACGGCTGGATGCCGCCCTCGGCGTAGTCGACTCTCGCCATCCCGACCAGCTCGACGCCGAGCGCGATCGCGGCGTCGGCGGAGGAGAAGTCGAGCGCGACGACACGCTCGGGCGCGGCCTCGATCTCGGCGCTGCCGAGTCTGCTCTCGATCGTGACGGGGAACGCGCCGGCGGCGCTCCCGCTCGTGCCGGTCCCGCCGGCCGCGCTCCCGCCGGCGGTCGTCGCGGCATCGTCGTCGGAGCCGCAGGCCGTCAGCGCGACGGCGATCGCGGCGAGCAGCGGCAGCAGCAGGAGGCGGAGGGGAGAGCGCATTTAGGGGACCCTAACAAGGGGTCGTCAGGGCCGCTCTGCGGTGAATCCCATGAAATGCACTCGCCTTTGGCTATATTCGATCGCCATGTCCGAGACGCCCGCGATCAGAACGACCGGCCTGCGCAAGGTCTACCGTCGCGGCGGCGCCGACGTGGTGGCGCTCGACGGCGTCGACCTGACGGTTCCGCGCGGCCAGGTCTTCGGCGTGCTCGGCACCAGCGGGGCGGGCAAGAGCACGCTGATCCGCACCGTCAACGGCTTGGAGCGCGCGACGGCCGGCAGCGTCGAGGTCGGCGGCGTCGAGCTGACGCGGCTGCGCGGTGCCGCCCTGCGCGAGCAGCGCCGCAAGATCGGCATGGTCTTCCAGCACTTCAACCTGCTGACCTCGCGGACCGCCGCCCAGAATGTCGCGCTGCCACTGGAGATCGTCGGCGTCGACCGCCGCGAGCGGCGCGAGCGCGCGCAGCGGCTGCTGGAGCTGGTCGGGCTCGGCGACCAGGCGGACGCCTATCCCGCGCAGCTCTCCGGCGGGCAGAAGCAGCGCGTCGGGATCGCTCGCGCGCTCGCCGCCGAGCCGTCGGTGCTGCTGTCCGACGAGGCGACCTCCGCGCTCGACGAGCAGACCGCGGCCTCGGTCCTCGCGCTGCTGCGCGACCTCAACGAGCGGCTCGGCCTGACGATCGTGCTCGTCACCCACCAGCTGTCGGTCGTCAAGCAGATGGCCGACGCGGCGGTGCTGCTGCGCGACGGCCGTGCGGTCGACGCCGGCACGCTCGCCGACGCCGCCGCACGCCCGACCTCGCCGCTGGGCCGCGTGCTGCTGCCGGCGCTGCCCGACGACGCGAGCGCCGCCGACGCACGCCGCGACGCGCACGCCGGCTCGCTCGGCGGCGCCGCCGACGGGTCCGCCGCCGCCGACGGCCGCGAGCTGCTCGACCTCGTCGTCGTCGGCGACGCGGCGCGGGGCGTCGTCGCGCCGCTCGACGCCGCGGCCGACGAGCCGGTGCGCGCCGCGCTGCGCGCCGCCGACGTCCGCTACGACGTGCTCGCCGCCGTCTACGAGCCGGTCGGCGGCCGCCCGGTCGCACGGCTGCGGCTCGCGCTCGCCGGCACAGCCGACGCGCGCGCCGGCGCACGCCGCGCGCTCGCGGCCGCGGGCGCCAATCCCCAGCAGCCGGTCGCGGAGACGGTGCAGGAGCCGGTCGCGTGAGCGACGACCTCGTCCCCCTGATCCGCGAGGCGACCGGCGAGACGCTGCAGATGGTCGGCGTCGCGATGCTCTTCACGATCCCGCTCGGCCTCCTGCTCGGCGCGCTGCTGCTGCTGACCGACCGCGGCGGCGCGCTGCGCCAGCCGGTCGTCAACTGGGTGCTCGGCTTCGTCGTCAACGTCGGCCGCTCGGTCCCGTTCATCATCCTGCTGATCGCGGTGATCCCGTTCACGCGGCTCGTCGTCGGGACGACGATCGGGACGACCGCGGCGATCGTGCCGCTGACGCTCGCGACGATCCCCTTCTTCGCCCGCATCGTCGAGACGTCGCTGCGCGAGGTTCCGGGCGGGCTCGTCGAGGCGGCGCAGGCGGCCGGCGCGAACGGCCGACAGGTCGTCTTCAAGGTGCTCGTGCCGGAGGCGCTGCCGTCCCTGGTGGCCGGCGTGACGATCACGACGATCGGCGTGCTCGGCTACTCCGCGATGGCCGGCGCGGTCGGCGGTGGCGGCCTCGGCGACGTCGCGATCCGCTACGGCTACCAGCGCTACGAGACCGACGTGACGATTGCGACCGTCGTCGTGCTCGTCGTCCTCGTCGCGGTCATCCAGTTCGCCGGCGACCGGCTCGCGCGCCACCTCTCCCATGCTTGACCACCACCGAAAGGACCCCCCGATGCGACGCATCGTCCTTCTGCCGCTCCTGCTCGTGCTGCTGGCGATCGGCGTCGCGGCGTGCGGCAGCGACGACGACGGGGACAGCACCGCCGCGGCGACCGCCGCCGGCACGGCCGCGGCCAACGCCGGGAGACCCAGCTCGGAGCCGCTGCGCGTCGGCGCGACGCCCGTCCCGCACGTCGAGATCCTCCAGTTCGTGCAGGACGAGCTGGCCGCGAGAGCCGGCCTGACACTCGACATCAGAGAGTTCACCGACTACGTCGTGCCGAACACCGCGCTCGACGAGGGGCAGCTCGACGCGAACTACTTCCAGACGCCGGGCTATCTGGAGGACCAGTCGAGAGCGCGCGGCTACGACTTCGTCTCCGTCGCCGACGTGCACATCGAGCCGCTCGGGATCTACAGCAGCAAGGTCAGATCGCTCGACGAGATCGCCGACGGCGCCACCGTGGCGGTGCCGAACGATCCCGCCAACGAAGCGCGCGCGCTGCGGTTGCTCGACGCCGAGGGGGTGATCTCGCTGGAGGACCCCGACAGCGAGACGGCGACGCCGCGCGACATCGCCGAGAACCCGAAGGACCTCGAGTTCGAGGAGGTCGAGGCCGCGCAGACGCCGCGCGCGCTCGACGACGTCGACCTCGCGGTGATCAACGGCAACTACGCGCTGGAGGCGAGACTGTCGCCGGCCGAGGACGCGCTCGCGCTGGAGAGAGCGGCGGGCAATCCGAACGTCAACCTGCT encodes:
- a CDS encoding methionine ABC transporter ATP-binding protein, with amino-acid sequence MSETPAIRTTGLRKVYRRGGADVVALDGVDLTVPRGQVFGVLGTSGAGKSTLIRTVNGLERATAGSVEVGGVELTRLRGAALREQRRKIGMVFQHFNLLTSRTAAQNVALPLEIVGVDRRERRERAQRLLELVGLGDQADAYPAQLSGGQKQRVGIARALAAEPSVLLSDEATSALDEQTAASVLALLRDLNERLGLTIVLVTHQLSVVKQMADAAVLLRDGRAVDAGTLADAAARPTSPLGRVLLPALPDDASAADARRDAHAGSLGGAADGSAAADGRELLDLVVVGDAARGVVAPLDAAADEPVRAALRAADVRYDVLAAVYEPVGGRPVARLRLALAGTADARAGARRALAAAGANPQQPVAETVQEPVA
- a CDS encoding methionine ABC transporter permease, translating into MSDDLVPLIREATGETLQMVGVAMLFTIPLGLLLGALLLLTDRGGALRQPVVNWVLGFVVNVGRSVPFIILLIAVIPFTRLVVGTTIGTTAAIVPLTLATIPFFARIVETSLREVPGGLVEAAQAAGANGRQVVFKVLVPEALPSLVAGVTITTIGVLGYSAMAGAVGGGGLGDVAIRYGYQRYETDVTIATVVVLVVLVAVIQFAGDRLARHLSHA
- a CDS encoding iron-siderophore ABC transporter substrate-binding protein is translated as MRSPLRLLLLPLLAAIAVALTACGSDDDAATTAGGSAAGGTGTSGSAAGAFPVTIESRLGSAEIEAAPERVVALDFSSADAAIALGVELVGMARVDYAEGGIQPWTKALLRGAEPELFSTADGYPVEQIAALRPDVLLAANPYRIADVYDELAQIAPVVTYETAEGHDTWQRSTERIGQALGRTSAAQQLIEQTEQEVADARRAHPQFDGKTISLFNMVDRTAWVISDAEDFSVRFLADLGMTLSPTVARLRSAEGRAQVSPERYDLLDADVVIATAFDPRELEGLEDHGVFGKLDAVRRSAYVALPLSPATSIAFPSAVSVRYALSEIVPQVDRAVG
- a CDS encoding MetQ/NlpA family ABC transporter substrate-binding protein, with amino-acid sequence MRRIVLLPLLLVLLAIGVAACGSDDDGDSTAAATAAGTAAANAGRPSSEPLRVGATPVPHVEILQFVQDELAARAGLTLDIREFTDYVVPNTALDEGQLDANYFQTPGYLEDQSRARGYDFVSVADVHIEPLGIYSSKVRSLDEIADGATVAVPNDPANEARALRLLDAEGVISLEDPDSETATPRDIAENPKDLEFEEVEAAQTPRALDDVDLAVINGNYALEARLSPAEDALALERAAGNPNVNLLVTTPDLESDPRIVELARLLRSPQVRRFIADRYRGAVIPAE
- a CDS encoding DMT family transporter; translation: MTALLLSLGASLAWGVSDFGGGTAARRYSTITVLLFMRIGGVLAMGALALATTAPWVGSHWPFAVAAVATTIGGGLAMLRALAIGPMGIAAPIVAASGAVPAIFGLATGRAPSTVALAGLAVAAAGAVLASRAPGHRGERVAPAGVGFALLAALLIGSSLLLMHEASAESAVSAVLLERSLEALCLVLFVVLRPRLLSPTDGAGRLPLLAIGALESCAIVSFAAASTLGSLTSAAVLSSLYPVVTVLLARALHDERLSRAQLAGALLTLAGVVVVVATSA